One segment of Mustelus asterias unplaced genomic scaffold, sMusAst1.hap1.1 HAP1_SCAFFOLD_1653, whole genome shotgun sequence DNA contains the following:
- the LOC144488543 gene encoding uncharacterized protein LOC144488543 has protein sequence MERKSTVHSGEKLYTCSVCGQGFSQSSGLLKHKCSHDREKPWKCGDCEKGFNHPSDLETHRRSHTGERPFTCSVCRKGFTQSSHLLRHQRVHTDERPFKCSNCGKCCKGFGDLMSHQRVHTDGRPFKCSDCVKCYKSSGELMRHQRVHTEEKPFKCLDCGKCYKGSGELMSHQRVHTDERPFKCPDCGKCYKSSGELMHHQRVHTDERPFRCSHCGTGFRKSSGLTEHQRIHTGERPFICIKCGKGFTQSSTLLRHQLVHTEERPFKCTDCGKCYKSSGELMLHQRVHTDERPFRCSYCGTGFKQSSQLSKHQRIHTGERPFICTECGKGFTQSSSLLTHQRVHSEEKNKCTDYRKCHKISGNIPPHFKPASSHWGETLHLHHVWEGIHSVIQPTETLPSSQVTPGVGFCC, from the coding sequence ATGGAAAGaaaaagcactgttcacagtggggagaaactgtatacatgttctgtgtgtggacaaggcttcagccAATCATCCGGCCTGTtaaaacataaatgcagtcacgacagggagaaaccgtggaaatgtggagactgtgagaagggattcaatcacccatctgacctggaaactcatcgacgcagtcacaccggagagagaccattcacatgcTCTGTGTGTAGGAAAGGATTCacccagtcatcccacctgctgagacaccagcgagttcacactgacgagagaccttttaaatgctcaaaCTGTGGGAAGTGCTGTAAAGGTTTTGGCgatctgatgtcccatcaacgtgttcacactgacgggagaccttttaaatgctcagattgtgtaaagtgctataaaagttctggggaactaaTGCGTCACCAACGTGTCCAtactgaggagaaaccttttaagtgcctggactgtgggaagtgctataaaggttctggggaactgatgtcccatcaacgtgttcacactgatgagagaccttttaaatgtccagactgtgggaaatgctataaaagttctggggaactgatgcaccatcaacgtgttcacactgatgagagaccattcaggtgctctcactgtgggactgggttcaggaaaTCATCAGGCCTCACtgaacaccagcggattcacactggggagagaccgttcatttGCATTAAATGTGGTAAGGGATTCACGCAGTCATCAACCTTGCTAAGACACCAGCTAGTTCACACTgaagagagaccttttaaatgtacagactgtgggaaatgctataaaagttctggggaactgatgctccatcaacgtgttcacactgatgagagaccgttcaggtgctcttactgcgggactgggttcaagcaatcatctcaactctctaaacaccagaggattcacactggggagaggccattcatctgcactgaatgtgggaaggggttcactcagtcatccagtctgctgacacaccagcgagttcacagtgagGAAAAAAATAAATGCACAGACTACAGGAAGTGCCATAAAATTTCTGGGAACATCCCACCTCATTTcaaaccagcgagttcacactggggagagaccctccACTTGCAtcatgtgtgggaaggaattcactcagtcatccaacctactgagacactaccaagttcacaagtgactccAGGAGTTGGATTTTGCTGTTAG